A DNA window from Helianthus annuus cultivar XRQ/B chromosome 15, HanXRQr2.0-SUNRISE, whole genome shotgun sequence contains the following coding sequences:
- the LOC110912894 gene encoding serine carboxypeptidase-like 13 isoform X1 gives MIMYWFLTIILIICSHVSTSTSANSAGRVEYLPGFQGPLPFYLETGYVGVDENEDVQLFYYFIRSESDPEHDPLMLWITGGPGCSSITGLLYEIGPIQFEGWQYNGSLPTLTLIPTSWTKMVSIIFLDIPVGTGFSYARTTRASHSNDIQLSDHAYEFMRKWFESHPEFVSNPFYVGGDSYSGIPVPIITHLISDGNEAGNEPYINLKGYILGNPFTFPEQSNYKIRFANGMGLISDELYKSLFHTCRGEYRSEYISASNIECRQNLELYEECIDGIEEMHVLEPNCGHPRNLIRIPTPKLLNEFKCYFYRSQLVNYWILEASVREALHIREGTIREWTRCADLNFTSTLDDVRPYHQNLSMKGYRSLIYSGDHDMAIPHQSTQAWIRDLNYFVTDQWRSWKLSGQIAGYTESYSNMMTFATVKGGGHTAPEYKPEESFAMFKRWISYQPL, from the exons ATGATCATGTACTGGTTTCTCACCATCATCCTCATCATCTGTTCTCATGTTTCAACCTCAACTTCAGCAAATTCAGCAGGGAGAGTAGAGTATCTTCCAGGCTTCCAAGGACCCCTCCCTTTTTATCTTGAAACTGG TTATGTGGGTGTGGATGAGAATGAAGATGTGCAGCTTTTTTACTACTTCATTCGGTCCGAGTCGGATCCCGAGCATGATCCTCTCATGCTTTGGATTACCGGCGGCCCGGGTTGTTCTTCCATTACCGGCCTGTTATATGAGATTG GTCCAATTCAATTTGAGGGTTGGCAATATAATGGAAGCTTGCCCACATTGACTTTGATACCCACTTCCTGGACCAAG ATGGTAAGCATAATATTCCTAGATATTCCTGTTGGTACTGGTTTTTCCTATGCAAGAACCACACGCGCCTCGCATTCCAACGACATCCAACTTAGCGACCATGCCTATGAATTCATGAGAAAG TGGTTTGAAAGTCACCCAGAGTTCGTTTCTAATCCATTCTATGTCGGAGGAGATTCCTATTCGGGAATCCCGGTCCCAATAATCACACATCTGATATCAGATG GAAATGAAGCCGGCAATGAGCCTTACATTAATCTGAAG GGGTATATTCTTGGCAACCCTTTCACATTTCCAGAACAAAGTAATTACAAAATTCGCTTCGCAAATGGTATGGGACTTATATCAGATGAACTCTACAAG TCATTGTTCCACACGTGTCGTGGAGAGTATCGATCAGAGTATATAAGCGCGAGCAACATAGAATGTCGTCAAAATCTTGAGCTGTATGAAGAG TGCATAGATGGGATTGAAGAAATGCATGTTTTGGAACCTAATTGTGGTCATCCTAGGAATCTAATTAGAATACCCACTCCGAAGCTGCTTAACGAGTTTAAGTGTTAT TTTTATAGGAGTCAGCTGGTTAACTACTGGATTCTTGAAGCCAGTGTTAGAGAAGCGTTGCATATTCGCGAG GGGACCATAAGAGAGTGGACAAGATGCGCCGATTTGAACTTCACAAGCACACTTGATGATGTTAGACCATACCATCAAAACCTCAGCATGAAAGGTTACCGCTCTCTGATATACAG CGGTGATCATGATATGGCCATTCCCCACCAGTCAACTCAAGCATGGATAAGAGACTTAAACTACTTTGTCACCGATCAATGGCGATCATGGAAGCTTAGTGGTCAAATTGCTGG GTATACAGAAAGTTATTCGAATATGATGACGTTTGCTACCGTGAAG GGCGGTGGGCACACAGCTCCCGAGTACAAGCCTGAAGAATCTTTTGCAATGTTCAAGAGGTGGATATCTTACCAACCATTATGA
- the LOC110912894 gene encoding serine carboxypeptidase-like 13 isoform X2 — translation MIMYWFLTIILIICSHVSTSTSANSAGRVEYLPGFQGPLPFYLETGYVGVDENEDVQLFYYFIRSESDPEHDPLMLWITGGPGCSSITGLLYEIGPIQFEGWQYNGSLPTLTLIPTSWTKMVSIIFLDIPVGTGFSYARTTRASHSNDIQLSDHAYEFMRKWFESHPEFVSNPFYVGGDSYSGIPVPIITHLISDGNEAGNEPYINLKGYILGNPFTFPEQSNYKIRFANGMGLISDELYKSLFHTCRGEYRSEYISASNIECRQNLELYEECIDGIEEMHVLEPNCGHPRNLIRIPTPKLLNEFKCYFYRSQLVNYWILEASVREALHIREGTIREWTRCADLNFTSTLDDVRPYHQNLSMKGYRSLIYSGDHDMAIPHQSTQAWIRDLNYFVTDQWRSWKLSGQIAGYTESYSNMMTFATVKARNPNVLILSVDKDY, via the exons ATGATCATGTACTGGTTTCTCACCATCATCCTCATCATCTGTTCTCATGTTTCAACCTCAACTTCAGCAAATTCAGCAGGGAGAGTAGAGTATCTTCCAGGCTTCCAAGGACCCCTCCCTTTTTATCTTGAAACTGG TTATGTGGGTGTGGATGAGAATGAAGATGTGCAGCTTTTTTACTACTTCATTCGGTCCGAGTCGGATCCCGAGCATGATCCTCTCATGCTTTGGATTACCGGCGGCCCGGGTTGTTCTTCCATTACCGGCCTGTTATATGAGATTG GTCCAATTCAATTTGAGGGTTGGCAATATAATGGAAGCTTGCCCACATTGACTTTGATACCCACTTCCTGGACCAAG ATGGTAAGCATAATATTCCTAGATATTCCTGTTGGTACTGGTTTTTCCTATGCAAGAACCACACGCGCCTCGCATTCCAACGACATCCAACTTAGCGACCATGCCTATGAATTCATGAGAAAG TGGTTTGAAAGTCACCCAGAGTTCGTTTCTAATCCATTCTATGTCGGAGGAGATTCCTATTCGGGAATCCCGGTCCCAATAATCACACATCTGATATCAGATG GAAATGAAGCCGGCAATGAGCCTTACATTAATCTGAAG GGGTATATTCTTGGCAACCCTTTCACATTTCCAGAACAAAGTAATTACAAAATTCGCTTCGCAAATGGTATGGGACTTATATCAGATGAACTCTACAAG TCATTGTTCCACACGTGTCGTGGAGAGTATCGATCAGAGTATATAAGCGCGAGCAACATAGAATGTCGTCAAAATCTTGAGCTGTATGAAGAG TGCATAGATGGGATTGAAGAAATGCATGTTTTGGAACCTAATTGTGGTCATCCTAGGAATCTAATTAGAATACCCACTCCGAAGCTGCTTAACGAGTTTAAGTGTTAT TTTTATAGGAGTCAGCTGGTTAACTACTGGATTCTTGAAGCCAGTGTTAGAGAAGCGTTGCATATTCGCGAG GGGACCATAAGAGAGTGGACAAGATGCGCCGATTTGAACTTCACAAGCACACTTGATGATGTTAGACCATACCATCAAAACCTCAGCATGAAAGGTTACCGCTCTCTGATATACAG CGGTGATCATGATATGGCCATTCCCCACCAGTCAACTCAAGCATGGATAAGAGACTTAAACTACTTTGTCACCGATCAATGGCGATCATGGAAGCTTAGTGGTCAAATTGCTGG GTATACAGAAAGTTATTCGAATATGATGACGTTTGCTACCGTGAAGGCAAGGAACCCGAATGTTCTTATTTTGAGTGTAGATAAAGACtattaa